In Hevea brasiliensis isolate MT/VB/25A 57/8 chromosome 13, ASM3005281v1, whole genome shotgun sequence, a single genomic region encodes these proteins:
- the LOC131172139 gene encoding protein FAR1-RELATED SEQUENCE 5-like — MAGLTEGRSYCRQLFDEIFDFSEDDSLFAEDVEKDELASDQDMNEGGIGAVANTDAIEEGPLTGMLFPYISTMFNFYKEHARLKGFSIFKRSAVNVWGGSRKYQIISCDKGRKAIAAKSSKRINCPAKINAILRENGMWQISKVISSHNHELEPSMSRLMVAHRSLNMDIKRRLEANDIAGVRPAKSIRLLDFKRLSNVLWVHPRSQAAYEEFHDVINFDTTYLVNRYKLPFATIVGLEAMGDVHPNSILTDQCESMRKAIREVMPNTKHRFCLWHILCKVPEKFRGVIDYDSACLEFKAAIYDSLTIEMFERNWNEFVVKHGLERNEWLSKLYVDREYWVPIYLNHTFWAGMVSTQRSESMHAHCDGYVNSMSTLKQFVEQYEIAMCDKIEKEFYADFK; from the exons ATGGCGGGGTTAACTGAGGGAAGGTCATACTGTAGGCAAttgtttgatgagatatttgattttagtgaagatgatagTTTATTCGCTGAAGATGTGGAGAAAGATGAATTAGCTAGTGATCAAGATATGAACGAAGGAGGCATTGGAGCAGTAGCAAACACTGATGCTATTGAAGAGGGTCCTCTAACAGGGATGCTATTTCCTTATATTAGCACTATGTTCAACTTTTATAAAGAACATGCTAGATTGAAAGGCTTTAGTATTTTCAAAAGATCAGCAGTTAATGTATGGGGTGGATCTCGTAAATATCAAATAATTAGTTGCGATAAAGGAAGGAAAGCAATTGCTGCGAAATCATCAAAGAGGATAAATTGTCCTGCAAAGATTAATGCAATCCTAAGAGAAAATGGAATGTGGCAAATTTCAAAAGTTATTTCAAGTCACAATCATGAATTGGAACCTTCTATGTCTAGATTGATGGTTGCTCACAGGTCACTGAATATGGATATAAAGAGGAGATTGGAGGCAAATGATATAGCTGGCGTAAGACCTGCAAAAAGCATTAGGTTGCTAGACTTCAAGCG GCTTTCAAATGTTCTATGGGTTCATCCTCGTAGTCAAGCTGCTTACGAGGAATTCCATGATGTTATCAATTTTGACACTACTTACCTTGTTAATCGATACAAGTTGCCATTTGCCACCATTGTTGGA CTTGAAGCAATGGGAGATGTTCATCCTAATTCTATTCTTACAGATCAATGTGAGAGCATGAGGAAAGCCATTAGGGAGGTAATGCCTAATACTAAACACAGATTTTGCTTATGGCATATATTATGCAAAGTACCGGAGAAGTTTAGGGGTGTTATTGATTATGACAGCGCATGCCTTGAGTTTAAAGCTGCAATATATGATAGCTTAACCATTGAGATGTTTGAGAGAAATTGGAATGAGTTTGTGGTGAAGCATGGGTTGGAAAGAAATGAATGGCTTTCCAAACTATATGTTGATAGGGAGTATTGGGTTCCAATTTATCTCAATCACACATTTTGGGCTGGAATGGTTTCAACTCAAAGGAGTGAGAGCATGCATGCCCATTGTGATGGGTATGTTAACTCAATGAGCACACTAAAACAATTTGTGGAGCAGTATGAGATTGCTATGTGTGACAAGATTGAAAAGGAGTTCTATgctgatttcaaataa